Part of the Bacillus cabrialesii genome is shown below.
AAGCTTATTTTTGTTTTTTAGGCCCAGAAGCGTGCGTCCATGTCCCATAGAAAGCGTACCTTCGGCAATAAGCTGCTGAATGTTTTCTGGCAGTGTCAGCAATCTTAAATGATTCGCAATATGCGGCCTGCTTTTCCCGAGACGTTTGGCAAGCTGTTCTTGCGTGAGGTCTAAGTGTTTCAGCAAGGAGTCATAGGCCTGAGCCTCTTCAAGCGGCGATAAATCTTCACGCTGAAGGTTTTCTAATAAAGCAATTTCTCTCATTAATGCCTCTGATAATTCACGGACAATCGCCGGAACCGTCTCTAAACCCGCCAGCTTTGCCGCGCGAAAACGCCGTTCACCCGCAACAATATCATAGCCTTTTAAAGATTTTCTGACGATAAGCGGCTGAAGAATGCCATGCTGCAGCACTGATTCTTTTAGTTCAGCTAATGCCTCGTCAGCAAAGTGTTTTCTTGGCTGATAAGGATTAGGGCGTAAATCGGCAACTTTTATTTCTTCAACTGTCTCTTCAGACAAATCGACCTGATTAAATAACGCATTAATCCCTTTTCCAAGGCCTTTAGCCATTCGCAGCCACTTCCTTTGCTAAATCTAAATATACTTCCGCACCTCTTGACCGCGGATCGTATAAAATGATGGGTTTTCCGTGACTCGGTGCCTCGCTTAGACGGACATTACGCGGAATAACCGTCTTATATACTTTATCTCTAAAATATTTTTTAACCTCT
Proteins encoded:
- the spo0J gene encoding stage 0 sporulation protein Spo0J, with the translated sequence MAKGLGKGINALFNQVDLSEETVEEIKVADLRPNPYQPRKHFADEALAELKESVLQHGILQPLIVRKSLKGYDIVAGERRFRAAKLAGLETVPAIVRELSEALMREIALLENLQREDLSPLEEAQAYDSLLKHLDLTQEQLAKRLGKSRPHIANHLRLLTLPENIQQLIAEGTLSMGHGRTLLGLKNKNKLEPLVQKVIAEQLNVRQLEQLIQQLNQNVSRETKKKEPVKDAVLKERESYLQNYFGTTVNIKRQKKKGKIEIEFFSNEDLDRILELLSERES